A stretch of Christensenellaceae bacterium DNA encodes these proteins:
- a CDS encoding membrane protein, whose product MNEESFFATTEKRKGILFDPRTKLILLLTITTLMFSTSNEGIMNVVKPCLSLIPFVLILSERRFKTAGKYLLLYAICFVLERIALTVLSGLLSFIVLAITSIMTRFAPGIMTGAWLISSTSVSEFIAAMERMHITEKIVIPMSVIFRFFPTISEEYQAIRDAMKMRGIRFGGKNPFLMVEYRLVPLMVSVVKIGDELSAAALTRGLGAPVKRTNVCQIGFHFQDVIAILFCILCFILFLFQRQIVF is encoded by the coding sequence ATGAACGAGGAATCATTCTTTGCAACAACTGAAAAAAGAAAAGGGATATTGTTTGATCCTCGCACAAAACTCATACTGCTGCTGACGATTACAACGCTGATGTTTAGCACCAGCAACGAAGGGATTATGAACGTAGTCAAGCCCTGTTTAAGCCTTATTCCTTTTGTGCTGATCTTGTCGGAGCGTCGTTTCAAAACAGCAGGAAAGTATTTGCTATTATATGCGATCTGTTTTGTATTGGAACGGATAGCCCTTACAGTTCTAAGTGGATTGCTTTCTTTCATTGTACTCGCGATTACATCCATCATGACGCGCTTTGCGCCCGGTATTATGACAGGCGCTTGGTTGATTTCATCGACTTCTGTAAGTGAGTTTATCGCCGCAATGGAACGTATGCACATTACAGAAAAAATTGTCATTCCCATGTCTGTAATTTTTCGTTTTTTTCCTACGATCAGTGAAGAATATCAGGCAATACGGGACGCAATGAAAATGCGGGGAATCCGTTTCGGCGGAAAAAATCCTTTTTTGATGGTAGAATACAGGCTTGTTCCCTTAATGGTATCTGTTGTGAAGATTGGAGACGAACTTTCTGCTGCTGCGTTAACACGGGGGCTTGGCGCCCCCGTCAAACGTACAAATGTATGCCAGATTGGTTTTCATTTTCAAGATGTGATAGCTATCCTGTTTTGTATCCTATGTTTTATTCTGTTTTTGTTTCAGCGGCAAATTGTGTTTTAA
- a CDS encoding membrane protein, with translation MSNKLQAKDLINLGLFTVLYFVIGCCVAIPIGFVPIFMPILGALWALITGIPFMLFLTRVKKFGMVTIMGILSGLLMGLTGMGFWGVLTGAIFGLLGDLILKSGDYKSVKKSLIGYAIFSIWIIGTYIPMYFMVEDSRASFAASFGEEYADKVMAVMPMWSIVLVIAGIFVFAILGGLLGKALLKKHFAKAGIV, from the coding sequence ATGAGTAACAAGCTGCAAGCAAAAGATTTAATTAACCTCGGTCTATTCACAGTTCTCTATTTTGTTATAGGGTGCTGCGTTGCCATTCCTATTGGATTTGTGCCCATTTTCATGCCGATACTCGGCGCGTTGTGGGCATTGATTACCGGTATTCCCTTTATGCTGTTCCTGACAAGAGTAAAAAAATTCGGCATGGTTACGATCATGGGAATTTTAAGTGGTCTGCTGATGGGCTTAACCGGCATGGGATTCTGGGGTGTACTAACGGGCGCAATCTTTGGCTTGCTGGGGGATTTGATTTTGAAATCCGGTGACTATAAAAGTGTCAAAAAGAGCCTGATTGGTTATGCGATATTCAGCATTTGGATCATCGGTACATATATTCCCATGTATTTTATGGTAGAGGACTCCCGTGCCAGTTTTGCGGCCAGCTTCGGTGAGGAATACGCTGACAAAGTGATGGCAGTTATGCCCATGTGGAGCATTGTTCTGGTAATTGCCGGAATTTTTGTTTTCGCAATTTTGGGTGGCCTGTTAGGTAAGGCACTGTTGAAAAAGCACTTTGCTAAAGCGGGAATTGTGTAA
- the yffB gene encoding putative HTH-type transcriptional regulator YffB, protein MQFNTSTDYAIRLVLCLAKESKTVSSSKLSAAIGVSSRYLLQISAKLRDAGLIEVTYGGNGGFSLLQPATKITLYDIVIVMEGKIIHKPLTEDTVVQEKFKALNIAYKYMGEVLVDILKSITIESLLSQSVEEWHLGSYLIKNSP, encoded by the coding sequence ATGCAGTTTAACACATCGACAGATTATGCGATCCGTCTGGTTCTTTGCTTAGCGAAAGAATCGAAAACTGTGTCCTCCTCTAAACTGTCCGCAGCCATCGGTGTATCATCCAGGTATTTACTCCAGATCAGTGCAAAGCTCCGAGATGCCGGCCTCATTGAAGTTACATACGGCGGAAATGGTGGATTTAGTCTGCTTCAGCCTGCAACTAAAATTACCCTATACGACATTGTCATTGTGATGGAAGGAAAGATTATCCATAAACCTCTCACTGAAGATACCGTAGTGCAGGAGAAATTCAAAGCTCTCAATATCGCGTATAAATACATGGGTGAGGTTTTGGTTGATATTCTGAAAAGCATTACGATTGAGAGTCTGCTCTCTCAGTCTGTAGAAGAATGGCATTTGGGATCGTACCTAATAAAGAATAGCCCATAA
- a CDS encoding ABC transporter ATP-binding protein: MSKEKKESPIGVLWGWGKAYHGKFIGSIFLAVLGVACQMVPYFCVAHIVTLMLSGERDFFRYIVACVIALCGYLGKVIFSNLSTTISHTATYYTLRDLRENITAKLARVPMGTILDTPSGQYKTTIVDRVEGMEPTFAHLIPEMTANVLVPLVIVVYLFILDWRMALLSLVTLVIGLVVMSAGMKNYPAKWEGAVKAGKQMANAIVEYIGGIEVVKAFSQSAGSYKKYSDAVNYNANYYVEWMRENQKTMSAYNAILPSVLICVLPCGFAFWLSGSLELSAFLSIVIFSLGLIGPIIAAFTFTDDLAVLGTNVEEISQLLNAEELHHKDMPVKLADTGISLNHVSFSYDGTTEVLHDVSLAIRPGTMTAFVGPSGSGKSTVAKLIAGYWDITGGNITFGGHKLSEIPLSQLAEQISYVSQDNYLFNRSIRENIRMGRPDATDEEVEQAARQSGCDAFIRRLDNGYETVVGSAGSHLSGGERQRIAIARAMLKNAPVVILDEATAYIDPENEALVQKAISALTVGKTLIVIAHRLSTIVGADNIVVVKDGTVHAQGTHEKLLEICPLYRDMWQAHTGAKDQM; the protein is encoded by the coding sequence GTGAGCAAAGAAAAGAAAGAATCACCCATAGGCGTCTTATGGGGATGGGGCAAAGCCTATCATGGAAAATTCATCGGCAGCATTTTCCTTGCAGTATTAGGCGTGGCCTGTCAGATGGTGCCCTATTTCTGTGTGGCGCATATTGTTACGCTTATGCTGTCTGGAGAGCGAGATTTCTTTCGCTATATAGTAGCTTGCGTAATTGCGCTTTGCGGTTATTTGGGAAAAGTCATATTTTCTAACCTGTCTACTACCATTTCCCACACAGCAACCTATTACACGCTGCGCGATTTACGGGAGAATATCACCGCTAAACTGGCCCGCGTTCCGATGGGAACGATTTTAGATACTCCATCCGGCCAGTATAAAACGACGATTGTTGACCGGGTAGAGGGAATGGAGCCGACCTTTGCGCACCTGATCCCGGAAATGACCGCAAATGTTTTGGTGCCGCTTGTGATTGTCGTGTATCTTTTTATTTTGGATTGGCGCATGGCGCTTTTGTCCCTTGTCACTTTGGTGATAGGGCTTGTCGTTATGTCCGCCGGTATGAAGAATTATCCTGCCAAATGGGAGGGCGCGGTCAAAGCTGGAAAGCAGATGGCAAACGCCATTGTAGAATATATTGGCGGTATTGAGGTAGTCAAAGCTTTTAGTCAATCTGCCGGTTCCTACAAAAAGTATTCTGACGCAGTAAACTATAACGCCAACTACTATGTGGAGTGGATGAGAGAAAACCAGAAAACCATGAGTGCCTACAATGCTATTCTGCCCTCGGTACTGATCTGTGTGCTGCCTTGCGGTTTCGCGTTCTGGCTCTCCGGCAGTCTGGAGCTTTCTGCTTTTTTATCCATTGTGATTTTCTCACTGGGATTGATTGGGCCGATTATTGCGGCTTTTACCTTTACGGATGATTTGGCTGTGTTGGGAACGAATGTGGAAGAAATCAGCCAGCTTCTGAACGCCGAAGAACTGCACCATAAGGATATGCCTGTCAAGTTGGCAGATACCGGCATTTCTCTGAATCATGTGTCATTTTCCTATGATGGAACGACAGAGGTTTTACATGATGTGAGCCTCGCTATCCGGCCCGGAACCATGACTGCCTTTGTGGGGCCATCCGGCTCCGGTAAATCTACTGTGGCAAAATTGATTGCCGGATATTGGGATATAACTGGTGGAAACATTACTTTTGGGGGCCATAAACTCTCAGAGATTCCGTTGTCACAACTTGCCGAGCAAATTTCTTATGTATCGCAGGATAATTACCTGTTTAACCGCAGTATCAGGGAAAATATCCGCATGGGAAGACCCGATGCCACAGATGAAGAAGTGGAACAGGCGGCCCGGCAAAGCGGTTGCGACGCCTTTATTCGTAGACTGGACAATGGCTATGAAACGGTTGTCGGCAGTGCCGGTTCCCATCTTTCCGGAGGGGAACGTCAACGGATTGCCATCGCCCGCGCTATGCTGAAAAATGCGCCGGTTGTCATTTTGGACGAAGCGACCGCCTACATCGATCCTGAGAATGAGGCGTTGGTGCAGAAAGCTATTTCTGCTTTGACCGTTGGCAAGACATTGATTGTGATTGCACACAGATTGTCTACCATCGTCGGTGCGGATAATATTGTTGTCGTGAAGGATGGAACCGTCCACGCACAAGGGACGCATGAGAAACTGTTGGAAATCTGTCCCCTTTACCGGGATATGTGGCAGGCGCATACCGGCGCGAAAGACCAGATGTAA
- a CDS encoding AraC family transcriptional regulator — translation MKIDDIIRKCIEIPGISIRRNDFSAELLMKAKEGKGSMTFFSLFPGLTIAYIFVNSPVWAAPDFRGDGSIKKGPLLLNYCVTGRCEIILNNENFVYVKDGEISLTERFAQKQYVYPRRIYEGLEFFIDVDMLTAQSTWIQKELNLDFHKIITRFCPDGNTYISSVVPEVEEILIKLWSLIDSPIPFSISQMKIYTLALLSLLQNLNDVPPSQTCIFFTETQVDIAKRVEKIITSDLRQHHPAWELAAQFSVSETSLKNYFRGVFGQNISIYLREIRMKKAAELLITTRLSVAEVAEQIGYINQSKFASVFKKQFGLSPLEYRRSKKLSEL, via the coding sequence ATGAAAATTGATGATATTATAAGAAAATGTATTGAAATTCCCGGAATTTCAATACGTCGTAACGATTTTAGTGCGGAACTACTTATGAAAGCAAAAGAAGGGAAAGGCTCCATGACCTTTTTTTCTCTCTTTCCAGGGCTTACTATTGCGTATATCTTTGTAAACTCTCCAGTTTGGGCTGCACCTGATTTCCGTGGAGATGGCTCCATTAAAAAAGGACCATTGCTTTTAAACTACTGTGTAACTGGACGTTGTGAAATTATCTTGAATAACGAAAACTTTGTATATGTAAAGGACGGAGAAATTTCTCTGACAGAGCGTTTTGCTCAAAAGCAATATGTCTATCCTCGACGTATTTATGAGGGACTGGAGTTTTTTATTGATGTTGATATGCTGACAGCACAAAGTACATGGATACAAAAAGAGCTTAACCTTGACTTTCATAAAATCATTACCCGTTTTTGTCCTGACGGCAACACTTATATTTCATCAGTTGTTCCCGAAGTTGAAGAAATATTAATAAAGCTTTGGAGCCTTATTGATTCTCCAATTCCATTTTCAATCTCACAAATGAAAATCTATACCTTGGCACTACTTTCATTATTACAAAATCTTAATGATGTTCCGCCATCACAAACCTGCATATTCTTTACAGAAACGCAGGTAGACATTGCAAAACGGGTAGAAAAAATTATCACTTCCGATCTACGTCAACATCATCCTGCGTGGGAATTAGCGGCACAGTTTTCTGTCAGTGAAACCAGTTTGAAAAATTATTTTCGTGGTGTTTTCGGGCAAAATATATCCATTTATCTACGAGAAATCAGAATGAAGAAAGCCGCAGAATTACTCATTACTACACGGCTGTCCGTAGCAGAAGTAGCAGAGCAAATCGGTTATATAAACCAAAGTAAATTTGCATCGGTTTTCAAAAAGCAGTTTGGGTTATCGCCATTAGAATACCGACGATCAAAAAAACTATCTGAACTCTAA
- a CDS encoding multidrug ABC transporter ATP-binding protein, which yields MYGTLKKIFAFAGSKKGILKKSLLFAFLSGLFSAMQFAALFVVIGALVSDNRDGSIVWISLGIMAVSLIGRIITTYFSTMEQTETGYCMVAEKRIHIGDRLRYIPMGYFNKNSIGNITAIVTTTLGDVENSAARVLVSVLGGFFNSVALVIVLLIFDWRIGLVAVAGVLLYLTAAELALRKSAAQSSVRQHTQESLVESVLEYIQGMGIVKAFGLERDSTQSIGSAIQASCQDNLKLTKASVPYDAIKQVVVRVFSVLLLLASIWFWLDGSLPLAYGLILVIASFMVFNDLENAGNMASLLQMLAASMDTANAIDDTPVMDEKGSDITPKSSEIVFDKVDFSYADRKILDQVSFAIPEKTTTAIIGPSGAGKTTMCNLIARFWDVNAGKITIGGTDVRDFKLDSLMKNISMVFQSVYLFADTVENNIKFGCPDATHEQVVEAAKKACCHDFISTLPDGYDTVIGEGGGTLSGGEKQRISIARAMLKNAPIIILDEATSSVDPENEDELQRAIEALTHDKTIIMIAHRLKTVRNADQILVLNNAHIVQRGTHAELIQQKGLYADFVSARQEAIGWKLEQ from the coding sequence ATGTATGGAACATTGAAAAAAATCTTTGCTTTTGCAGGCAGTAAAAAAGGGATTCTGAAAAAATCCTTATTGTTTGCGTTCCTGTCCGGGCTGTTTTCAGCTATGCAGTTTGCCGCTCTCTTTGTAGTGATCGGTGCGCTGGTATCTGACAACCGAGACGGAAGTATTGTCTGGATTTCACTGGGGATTATGGCTGTTTCCCTTATTGGGCGTATTATCACGACTTATTTCTCCACAATGGAGCAGACAGAAACCGGCTATTGTATGGTAGCGGAAAAGCGTATCCACATCGGGGATCGGCTGCGCTATATCCCGATGGGATATTTCAACAAGAATAGTATCGGAAACATTACCGCTATTGTTACTACTACTTTAGGAGATGTAGAAAACTCAGCAGCCCGTGTTTTGGTATCTGTACTGGGTGGATTTTTTAATTCGGTGGCGCTTGTCATTGTCCTGCTGATATTCGACTGGCGGATTGGGCTTGTGGCTGTTGCCGGTGTCCTGCTTTACCTTACAGCGGCGGAACTGGCTCTCCGAAAGTCTGCGGCCCAAAGCTCGGTGCGTCAGCACACACAAGAATCCCTTGTGGAATCCGTGTTGGAGTACATTCAGGGTATGGGGATTGTCAAAGCTTTCGGGTTGGAACGGGACAGCACACAATCCATTGGCAGTGCTATTCAGGCAAGCTGCCAGGATAACTTGAAACTGACAAAAGCCAGCGTACCCTATGACGCTATCAAACAAGTGGTTGTCCGGGTGTTCAGCGTCCTGCTGCTACTGGCTTCAATTTGGTTTTGGCTGGACGGTTCTCTGCCGCTGGCCTACGGTCTGATTTTGGTAATCGCTTCTTTTATGGTGTTCAATGATTTGGAAAATGCCGGAAACATGGCTTCTCTGCTGCAAATGCTGGCGGCCTCGATGGACACGGCAAACGCCATTGATGATACTCCGGTAATGGACGAGAAAGGCAGCGACATTACGCCAAAGTCCAGCGAGATTGTGTTTGATAAGGTGGATTTTTCCTACGCTGACCGTAAGATATTGGATCAAGTCAGTTTTGCTATTCCTGAAAAGACCACAACTGCCATTATCGGCCCTTCTGGTGCAGGTAAGACCACAATGTGCAATCTGATTGCCCGGTTTTGGGATGTGAACGCCGGGAAGATTACCATTGGAGGTACGGATGTACGGGATTTCAAATTGGACAGCTTGATGAAAAATATTTCGATGGTGTTCCAGAGCGTGTATCTTTTTGCAGATACGGTTGAAAACAACATTAAATTTGGCTGTCCAGACGCCACTCATGAGCAAGTGGTTGAGGCCGCAAAAAAGGCTTGCTGTCATGACTTCATTTCCACTCTGCCAGATGGGTATGATACCGTGATCGGTGAGGGCGGCGGTACTCTGTCCGGCGGCGAGAAACAGCGTATTTCTATCGCACGTGCTATGCTGAAAAATGCGCCCATCATTATTTTAGATGAGGCAACAAGCAGTGTTGACCCGGAGAATGAGGACGAATTGCAACGAGCTATCGAGGCGTTGACTCACGACAAAACCATCATCATGATTGCCCACCGGCTAAAAACCGTTCGGAACGCCGATCAAATCCTTGTGTTGAACAATGCCCATATCGTCCAGCGCGGCACTCATGCAGAGCTAATCCAGCAAAAGGGCTTGTATGCCGATTTTGTATCTGCCAGACAGGAAGCCATCGGTTGGAAACTGGAGCAGTAA
- a CDS encoding ABC transporter, with translation MIQIDHVTFSYGGENEIAGGVQDINLNIADGQFVVLCGESGCGKTTITRLINGLIPHYYEGKMNGEVWVNGAKVSEQPLYDTAKTVGSVFQNPRSQFFNVDTTSEITFGCENLGQPEQSIRNRLEKTVQDFRLEKLMGRNIFHLSGGEKQKIACAGVSIMEPDVFVMDEPSSNLDVSSILDLRATLAFWKSQGKTIIISEHRLYYLRGLADRFIYITAGEVKKDYSAAEFELLTEQQRADLGLRTFVLENLLPPKTLPPTTEQMELHNFRFSYKNGPETLHVRKSKIPANRIVGIIGNNGAGKSTFSRCFCGLEKRCGEVIWNGKTYRPKDRLNTCYMVMQEVNHQLFTETVLDEVLISMEEENPEQAEKILADLDLANFKDRHPMSLSGGQKQRVAIASAIASNRSILFLDEPTSGLDYKHMKEVANVLRQVKDTGITLYVITHDLELILDCCTDIVHFEDGSIIDQFQMDEAGLEKIRNYFIKGVSVT, from the coding sequence GTGATACAGATTGACCATGTGACGTTCTCTTATGGAGGAGAAAATGAGATCGCTGGTGGGGTTCAGGATATAAACCTGAACATAGCGGACGGTCAGTTTGTCGTACTTTGCGGTGAAAGTGGCTGCGGAAAAACGACAATTACCCGACTAATCAACGGTTTAATTCCTCATTACTACGAAGGAAAAATGAACGGGGAAGTATGGGTAAACGGGGCAAAAGTTTCGGAGCAGCCCCTTTATGATACTGCAAAAACGGTTGGCAGTGTATTTCAAAATCCCCGTTCTCAATTTTTTAATGTGGATACAACCAGCGAAATTACATTCGGTTGTGAAAATCTCGGCCAGCCGGAACAAAGTATTCGGAACCGGTTAGAAAAAACCGTCCAAGATTTCCGCTTGGAGAAATTGATGGGGCGCAATATTTTTCATCTCTCCGGTGGCGAAAAACAAAAAATTGCCTGCGCTGGTGTGTCGATCATGGAACCGGATGTATTTGTTATGGACGAACCATCATCCAACCTTGACGTTTCCTCTATTCTTGATCTGCGAGCTACGCTTGCGTTTTGGAAGTCGCAGGGAAAAACAATTATCATATCGGAACACCGGCTTTACTATCTGCGTGGCCTTGCAGATCGTTTTATCTATATTACTGCCGGAGAGGTGAAAAAAGATTACTCCGCCGCAGAATTTGAGCTGCTGACAGAACAGCAGAGAGCCGATTTGGGGTTGCGCACCTTTGTTCTTGAAAATTTACTGCCGCCTAAAACATTGCCGCCGACCACAGAACAAATGGAACTTCACAACTTCCGCTTCTCCTACAAAAATGGGCCGGAAACACTTCACGTTCGTAAAAGCAAAATTCCGGCAAATCGTATTGTAGGAATTATCGGGAACAATGGAGCAGGAAAATCTACTTTTTCCCGGTGCTTTTGCGGTTTGGAAAAGCGTTGTGGTGAAGTTATCTGGAATGGCAAAACCTATCGACCTAAAGACAGGTTAAATACCTGTTATATGGTAATGCAGGAAGTTAATCATCAACTTTTTACAGAAACGGTATTAGATGAAGTCTTAATCAGTATGGAGGAAGAAAATCCAGAACAGGCGGAAAAAATCCTTGCTGACTTAGACTTAGCAAATTTCAAAGACAGACACCCTATGTCCCTCTCTGGTGGCCAAAAACAACGGGTAGCGATTGCCTCGGCAATCGCTTCTAATCGTTCTATTTTATTTTTGGACGAACCAACCAGCGGTCTTGATTATAAGCACATGAAAGAGGTTGCAAATGTCCTGCGGCAAGTCAAAGATACAGGTATTACTTTGTATGTCATTACTCATGATCTTGAGTTGATTTTAGACTGTTGTACGGATATTGTCCATTTCGAGGATGGCTCCATTATCGACCAATTCCAAATGGACGAAGCTGGCCTTGAAAAAATCAGGAACTATTTCATAAAGGGGGTGTCTGTAACGTGA
- a CDS encoding SrtB family sortase: MKKIILILISCCFLILLGVGGWQLYQYWNESRQGNEMYTGLEDYIILPGDLPERVPNEDEPLNAQEASPNWPEIDFTALRQINPDIVGWLYCEDTPINYPIVQGDDNSYYLKHLFDGTYNANGCLFLDCRVASDFSDTHSIIYGHHMQNGSMLSSIDGYKNQDYYEIHPSLMLMTPNQNYMVELFAGYVANVKDNAWEVGTRDELTWESWVAAAIERSTFTSDVSPVGNEKILTLSTCSYEFSNARFVVLGVLNPGAPE, from the coding sequence ATGAAAAAGATCATTTTGATTTTAATATCCTGCTGTTTCCTGATTCTTTTAGGTGTAGGAGGCTGGCAGCTATACCAATACTGGAATGAAAGCCGGCAGGGAAATGAGATGTACACCGGTCTGGAAGATTATATCATTCTGCCTGGAGATCTCCCAGAACGAGTACCGAATGAAGACGAACCTCTTAATGCACAGGAAGCTTCTCCAAACTGGCCCGAGATTGATTTTACAGCGCTGCGTCAGATCAACCCGGATATTGTGGGATGGCTTTATTGTGAGGATACTCCCATCAATTATCCAATTGTCCAGGGGGACGACAACTCTTATTACTTGAAGCACCTTTTCGATGGAACTTACAATGCAAATGGTTGTTTGTTTCTGGACTGCAGGGTAGCAAGTGATTTTTCTGATACCCATTCTATTATTTATGGGCATCATATGCAGAACGGCAGCATGCTCTCTTCTATAGACGGATATAAGAACCAGGACTACTATGAGATACACCCCAGCCTAATGCTGATGACGCCAAATCAAAACTATATGGTTGAGCTTTTCGCGGGCTATGTTGCCAATGTAAAAGATAATGCCTGGGAGGTGGGGACTCGTGATGAATTAACCTGGGAGAGCTGGGTGGCGGCTGCCATAGAGCGTTCCACCTTTACAAGCGATGTCAGTCCAGTTGGCAACGAAAAGATCCTTACTTTATCCACCTGCAGTTATGAGTTCAGCAATGCCCGATTTGTTGTGCTGGGCGTTTTAAATCCGGGGGCCCCTGAATAA
- a CDS encoding resolvase: protein MKKTYGYARVSTKEQHLDRQLRALLDCGVDERDIVTDKASGASLERDGYLALKNTMLRDGDTLVIKSLDRLSRNKEHIKQELEYFKNRHIRVRVIDLPTTMLELPKGQEWVFEMINNILIEVLASIAEQERLTIRQRQAEGIAAAKENGKHMGRPATCYPPNWNEIYQQWKAGELTAVAAMKKLGLKRSTFYKLANTYGEEDQ, encoded by the coding sequence ATGAAAAAGACATATGGATATGCAAGGGTATCTACCAAAGAGCAGCACCTGGACCGCCAGCTCCGTGCATTGCTGGACTGCGGTGTTGACGAACGGGATATTGTAACAGACAAAGCCAGCGGCGCCTCTCTGGAGAGGGACGGCTACCTGGCTCTGAAAAACACCATGCTGCGGGATGGCGATACGTTGGTCATCAAATCACTGGACCGGTTGAGCCGCAACAAAGAACACATTAAACAGGAACTGGAGTATTTTAAGAACCGGCACATCCGCGTGCGGGTCATTGACCTTCCTACTACCATGCTGGAGCTTCCAAAGGGACAGGAATGGGTTTTTGAGATGATTAACAATATCCTGATCGAAGTGCTGGCCAGTATTGCAGAGCAGGAGCGCCTGACCATCCGGCAGCGCCAGGCAGAAGGGATTGCTGCTGCAAAAGAGAACGGAAAGCATATGGGGCGGCCGGCTACTTGCTATCCTCCAAACTGGAACGAAATCTACCAGCAGTGGAAGGCAGGAGAGCTGACAGCAGTCGCTGCCATGAAAAAACTGGGTCTAAAGCGCAGCACCTTCTACAAGCTGGCAAATACATATGGGGAGGAAGATCAATGA
- a CDS encoding DtxR family transcriptional regulator, translated as MPLTSSMEDYLEAVLVLQQQNGYVRCVDVAEHLGVTKPSVSRAVKELSKKKCLIKKDDGTLSLTEQGQQIAKCIYEKHQFFTKQLIEAGVPHDIAAQDACRLEHVISETSFNKLKEAAWMNAQAVIPSEK; from the coding sequence ATGCCCTTAACATCTTCTATGGAGGACTATTTGGAGGCTGTGCTGGTGCTTCAACAGCAAAACGGCTATGTTCGCTGCGTAGATGTAGCGGAACATTTAGGCGTCACAAAACCTTCAGTAAGTCGGGCTGTCAAAGAATTGTCTAAAAAGAAATGCCTGATAAAAAAGGACGATGGCACGCTCTCCCTCACAGAACAGGGCCAGCAGATCGCTAAGTGCATTTATGAAAAACACCAGTTTTTTACCAAGCAGCTTATTGAGGCCGGTGTTCCCCACGATATTGCAGCACAAGATGCTTGTAGGCTGGAACACGTTATTAGTGAAACAAGTTTCAATAAACTAAAAGAAGCTGCCTGGATGAACGCCCAGGCGGTAATACCATCGGAGAAATAG
- a CDS encoding TetR family transcriptional regulator: MTQNETTLKILECAKNDFLQNGYQGISVKEICRHAGVTTGALYHRFYGKAELYKSVVEPISKKLLELLKSPPVDTPFLIMPEPCLAFVYLHLDIFKIIIRCKCTAYYSKFYSAIEENIYHRILEASSNYEKGICRLLSKAYVASLFEIIYCNYDFETARKCISAMERFFVPQGISC; the protein is encoded by the coding sequence ATGACACAAAATGAGACTACACTAAAAATTTTAGAGTGTGCAAAGAATGACTTTCTACAAAATGGATACCAAGGCATTTCAGTAAAAGAAATATGCCGTCATGCGGGTGTGACAACGGGAGCATTGTATCACCGCTTTTACGGAAAAGCTGAATTGTATAAATCTGTTGTGGAACCTATTTCGAAAAAATTACTGGAATTATTAAAAAGTCCGCCGGTAGATACTCCATTTTTGATTATGCCTGAACCATGTTTGGCGTTTGTTTATCTCCATCTGGATATATTTAAGATAATCATCCGCTGTAAATGTACTGCATATTACAGTAAATTTTATAGTGCCATAGAAGAAAACATTTATCATCGTATTTTGGAAGCAAGTAGCAATTATGAGAAAGGTATCTGCCGACTGTTATCGAAAGCGTATGTGGCAAGTTTATTCGAGATTATCTACTGCAACTATGATTTTGAAACGGCCAGAAAATGTATTAGCGCCATGGAAAGATTCTTTGTACCACAAGGCATTTCCTGTTAG